In a genomic window of Microbacterium amylolyticum:
- a CDS encoding undecaprenyl-diphosphate phosphatase translates to MQIFEAIILGLVQGLTEFLPVSSSAHLRVVGEFLPSAADPGATFTAITQIGTEIAVLVYFGPKIWRIIKNWGLAVAGKIPMSDPDARLGWLVILGSIPIGILGFTLQEYIRDAFRNLWIVAAVLIGFGIILGMIDRFASRRRVIDDVTYPHGLTIGIAQALALVPGVSRSGATISMARGLGYDRKSAAEFAFLLAIPAVMGSGLFELRHGLQEGSVGPYGWTGVIIATVVAGVVGWLVIAYLMRYLERGSFMPFVIYRVVIGSVIMVLLAIGVLTPYGGA, encoded by the coding sequence ATGCAGATCTTCGAGGCGATCATCCTCGGCCTGGTTCAAGGGCTGACGGAATTCCTCCCTGTGTCCTCCAGCGCTCACCTGCGCGTCGTTGGCGAATTCCTGCCATCAGCCGCCGACCCCGGAGCGACGTTTACGGCGATTACCCAGATCGGCACGGAAATCGCTGTTCTCGTCTACTTCGGCCCGAAGATCTGGCGGATCATCAAGAACTGGGGCCTGGCGGTTGCCGGGAAGATCCCGATGAGCGATCCGGACGCACGGCTCGGCTGGCTGGTGATTCTCGGCTCGATTCCGATCGGTATTCTCGGATTCACGCTGCAGGAGTACATCCGAGATGCGTTCCGCAACCTGTGGATCGTTGCCGCCGTTCTCATCGGCTTCGGCATCATCCTCGGTATGATTGACCGTTTTGCGTCTCGTCGGCGCGTGATAGACGATGTCACTTACCCGCACGGTCTGACGATCGGAATCGCGCAGGCGCTCGCTCTGGTACCGGGCGTTTCGCGCTCCGGCGCGACGATCTCGATGGCGCGCGGCCTGGGCTACGATCGCAAGTCCGCCGCGGAGTTCGCCTTCCTCCTTGCCATCCCCGCTGTCATGGGATCAGGATTGTTCGAACTACGCCACGGTCTGCAGGAAGGTTCCGTCGGCCCCTATGGGTGGACAGGCGTCATCATCGCGACCGTCGTTGCCGGAGTCGTCGGTTGGCTGGTCATCGCTTACCTCATGCGCTACCTGGAGCGCGGCAGCTTCATGCCGTTCGTGATCTACCGCGTCGTCATCGGCTCGGTCATCATGGTTCTTCTGGCCATTGGCGTCCTGACGCCGTATGGCGGAGCCTGA